The genomic interval ggaattttccacttgtggtgaGAATGCCAGTGCTCAAAATGTTTCACGTTTTGtagcatttcagattttatatCTTTGAATGAAGAATGGTCAGTTTGAACCAGAAAGAATTTGATTTGGTGTGCAACTATAGTCAGTCAATTTGACATACTTAGAGCTAGACAAAGATTGTGGAATAAGGATTTAGAATGTAAGTTTTTAGGTAATAAATCCTAAATATCTTATTGAAAAACACAAAGTCAGGGTCTTTTTTAAAGTGAGAAGATACCAGAGGAAAACTTTTTCTACTGGCAAAACCATGCTGACAGCTTTGATTCCTGCTGTCTTGGGAACAGAAGCAGAGTGAGGGGGTGGTCACAGTGGTAGAGAACCCTCTTTGCCATGGACTACTCAGAATAATTATTCTCTTAATATTCTGGATATTGGAATGTTTCCTTAGTTTGGAGAGACAAAGCAATGTAAATAGATGGTCGGTTGGTCTTTAGTGATTTTTCCTTGTGACCAGGCTttcagttctatttatttatagaaatttataGCCAAGCAGGTACAAAATCAATTTGTACTAATTTTAGAAACCTAAAACTCCTTCAGGTATTTTAAGGTACAGAATAGTATTAATGGTTTGTTTTCACTTGGATAACAAATACAAATCCATGAAAAGGTAGTTAAGCTAAGACCACCCTTTCCTTGTGACATTTTAATTTGACAAATTAGGGAATCTTGCAAAGGTATTTCTTGTTCTTTCCCTCTTATCCAATTGCCTGGTCAATTGCACTTTGTTTTGTCCTTTCTCAGAGCATCTCTATTTGTTTGCCAGGACTTTGTTCAGAATTAGAAGCTTGAAGTTAATGTTTCATATCACATTCCTTCTGACTAGGCTGGTCCATGGGCTCTCACCATTAAGAGAGTCTGTCTGGTACTCTGTCCATGGCCTGTCATATGTCCCTTTActtgattttcttaaaagaaaaaaatatatatgtatgtgtgtgtgtgtgtgtgtgtgtgtgtgtgtatgtatgtgtgtgtgtgtgtgtgtgtgtgtatatatatatatatatatccatccatatatgtgtgtgtgtatatatatacatatatatgtatgtgtgtatatatatatatatatatccatatatatatatatatccatagtttaatttgtaaaattttaaacttgataatttaaaattcattttcatggtagaattggggggggggacagaaagTTTATCTTGTTGGGTTTGATTTTCACCATTTACTGTAACTGTCACGTGTTTCCAATTTTGTTATCCAAGTTATATATGTAAATTGATAAGagtagagaattttattttttattttttatttttagttacacatgacactaGAATCCACTTTGATATAATTgtataaacatggaatatatcttattttagttAGGATCCAATTCTTGTGCATGTACATCATTATGGGATTCACTGTGGCGTTCCCATATATGcacatgggaaaattatgtcagattctccactgtctttccttttcctatcccccggcttccctccatttccctttgtctaatctattgaAGTTCTGTTATTCCTCCCCCCATCCCCGACTTAATTGTGAGTTACCCTCCACATATCAGCagaaacatttgacctttagttttgacttatttcacttagcatgaagagtttagaattttaaaatgccaggagcaaaataaaaagatgaaaaaaataaagagaatttttataCTTCTCTTATGTGTCTTGCTAATTGTCCTCATTTATGTTTGCTGTAAGATCATGGGAGCCTGAGCCTTCCAGAACCTAAAACTATTGGTCTTCAAGTGAAGAAGGCTTGAATAAATGTGCCTTCTTTAaaagcatgtatgtatatatatgcttgaagactttattttaaaagagaaaatatgattttgaatattttagtatttaaaatatgaattgcaAAGTCATTGCTCCTTAGTATACATTTATATCTTTTGCATGAATGAACTGTGAAGAAGTGGGAAGTGCTGTtgttcagccttttaaaattatgaggCTTCTTTTCTTCCAAACATTTCTGGGTTCAAGACTGGTAGGAAAGTATATGGGAAACCTCACTCTTGTTTCATTTTCTCAAGTAAATCACtccttgtttttgctttttactcTTTTTCCTAGGTGAACGGAGGCATTGAGAACACGTTAGAGAAGGAGGTGGTGCAATATGACTACTACTCatcttattttgatatatttgtgagtattttcttttgtaactCCTTACAAATAGAATGACAACAAAAGacaatttttcttaaataggCCTAAAATTTGATGCCATTTTTTTCTACCTTGCATGTAAACTGTATTCCTTTTCTCTGAATTACTCACTAAGGAAGTGTCTAATCAttgcaaggaaagaaaagaagagtgaCAGATAAAGAGAGGGCAGAAGGAATCATTCCCATGTTCTAGATGAGAGCACACAGCTCAAGTAGAACCTTTTGACATGTCCTAGCCACTGAAAGGCAAATTCACCTGCTTTCATGATAGCCTGataaaaatgctatttctttTCTAGATTGTTCCTTTTTGTTAAGGAGAAATTAATCTGACATCTTACTTCGGTTACTTTACTTGAGGATCTGGGGTAGGCAGTCCCACATGCTGGCCTAGGAGTCAGCGCCCATTGGGGGCAATCTGCAATTGCACTAGAATggtgtatttaaaatatgtattttaaaatatattttattatatgtattttaaattacttgtattctttacctttgttttttggtCCAGCTTTTGGCAGTTTTTCGATTTAAAGTGCTGATACTCGCATATGCTGTATGCAGACTGCGCCATTGGTGGGCAATAGCGGTGAGTGTGCCATGATGAGCTGGTCATCTCCTCTGGGGTTCTGACCAGGGCCTGTGCACAACAAGCCCGAGTTGGGAGAAGAGATGTGGTTTTAACCAGACAGAATTTCACTAGCAAATTTCACTAATTCTTCCTGAGTCCCTTTCCTCCCTGGCTTTATTAGGTTTAATTCTCCAGGTCTTCTTTCTAATGTTAAAGAGTAATCAGGTTCATTTCTAAGATGCTGAGTCAAATGAGGACTCTGGAGGTCCAAGAATGATGATTAGCCAAACATCCATCTACCCTGTGTTTCATGTTGCTGAAGAGATAAAAACAGGATCCTCTGTcccagaaatatttagaaaattctttTGTTAAAACTGCCTaggtttttaaagattttatctcTGTTTATTTTGATAATCACTTTCCCCCTCCTTTACCCACTTCCCCCATTCTGGAAGAAGAAGCTTCTAAGCTCATTCCTGTTCCCCCTAGCTTCATGAGGATAGTGATATTTTTACTTATCTCTTTCCTAGCTTTTAGCACAAAGCTTGGACACATGGTATTCATCATCAGTAAACATTAAGGGATTAAAAGAATTAGAAGCATTTCTGCCTGGATGTTTTTTGCCATTTCCACAGATGTTCAGAATACATTGGGGGTGAGGGGCAAGAGAATGTTGAATCTTCGAAGCTGGAGAGAACTGCATAGGAATATCCCCAAACCCTGCTGTTTGAGGGCTCTGGCTTGTCCTCGTGGGAATAGGAGCTGTGCTGCCTTCTGCAGACTAAGTACCAGGGCCATATCTGCCTGGGTCATTTCCTCTTAACATTCCCATCGTCACATGATGGAGGTCAGAACCTACATTAATACAGAAGCTCTCATTTGAGGGATGTAGTGGACAGTCTAGGCACACTTGATTCCCAAATACTCTAGCTCATATCACACTACCTTGTGATGATCGCATATTCCAATTTTCTTTAACAGCCCCATGGAAACGTTCTATTCCAGAGTTTCCATGATGGAGAATACTGTGCCAGACCATTTGTCttagtatttattttagaaaagtgatTGACGTGCAGACATGTAATGATAAAGCATCTTTAACAGATACTTTCAAATGATCTTTTAAGAATAGATTTGATTTAGGAAATCCATTTTACTGTTTCtgattcatgtttaaaacatttaCAGAGAGAGTCCTAAAAGGAGGAGAAGTCAGCTGGTACCTAAAGAACACTTAGTGCCAGCCTGTAAAGTAAACCAGCATTAGGGCGTGAAATGTCTCCTCTCCCAGACAGCTCACTCtggggtatgtgtatgtgtgtgtgcacgcccGCGCCTGCAAGCAACTTGTTAACACTTACTAAGCAAGATCCTTGATATTCCCTGGCCTCCATTCTGTCATACTGCTGTTAGCATTGACTGTGGTCAGGTTTCATCAtgctaaaaatattaattggaaGTGAAAGTGACAAGGCTCTGGTATGGTAGAATTGCTCTAGGCTTCATAACCTCTATGGAAAGCCTTGTCTGTACATTTTCACAAATTTGTTGTATGTGACTGAATATTGTAACTTCTGATAGATAAAGTGTAGTTTTCTAACACATCAATCTGCTAAAACTTGGGAGAAGAAATACCATAAGCAGCCAATTGGCAATTATGTGCCACATCTAAGCCCATTTGGCCCTGGTCTGTGTGTAGGGGACTGATATAGAGTAATATGGGAAGGAATCAGGCCAAGAATAGGTGTTGCCTGCTCTTGGCTTAAATGGGTCTCTGATATGAGGGAGGTGCCTTCACAATGAGAAATGTCTAATTTGAGCACTGCTACATTGTGTCTTTCAGTTAACAACAGCAGTGACCAGTGCCTTTTTACTAGCGAAAGTGATCCTTTCAAAGGTATGGCCTCCCCCTTTTCCTGTACCATTGTCCTCTGCACTGATGAAGCCTCATTTCCCAGTGTGAGCTGATAGTGACTGCCTCCCTTCTCCTGGTCACACCTGTTCTTCCAGCTTTTCTCCCAAGGGGCGTTTGGCTATGTGCTGCCCATCATTTCATTCATCCTCGCCTGGATTGAGACATGGTTCCTGGATTTCAAAGTGTTACCtcaagaagcagaagaagaaaacagtaaGTTTCTGTGAAAGTCAGCCTCCAGAGTCTACTAGTTCACTACCAAGTAGCAAGGAAGAGATGTGGCTTCTGGATGTGAGGGGAACCTCAAGGGGGTAGAGTGAGTGAGTCAGTCACAGCATCTCTATTCTTCATTGGCAATAGCAAAATGTAGAGAAGGGTTGGGTAGGTGAGTGGATGGCAACAGGAAGTGATTCTTCTTTCTGGCTGTCAGGCCAGGCTTCCCCAAGAGAAAATATGGACACTGGCTAAAAAGTCGTTCAAGAAACAGCTACTTTGCGTATGGTTTCATTTTGGAAAATCTCATtaacaaaatctcaaaaaaattggTACCACCTCATTCTGCTTGGGAGGTTGACCTTTTCTCATTGTTGATAATCATCATACAACACTAAACATTTTGTGCATATAAATGGAACTATCCTGTTTAGGggtagaaatttttaaacaattttaagtgAACGAATCAGCAATTTTCAACAAAGTCTGTGGTTCTCTAACGTGTCATATTGATATGTATACAGTAGGTGGTGGCCTACTATGGGTTggatataattaatataatgaaGGCTTAGAGCTGGGACCATAATGATGCAGGTGAAGTTGAGAGGGGAAAAACTACAGTCCCATAGCCCGAGCAGTGCTCAGCCCTCTCACATGACAGCTAGCATGGTGTACTCCTGAGCCCTGCTGAAACTGTTGTTATCCCATTGCTTGGTTTTCAGTGTACCAGGATGTTGAGTAGGAAGGACAGATGAACTGTTGAGCTGTACAGTTAATTATTGGGCTGGGATCTTTTTCACATGGTGCCTTAGTGGAGGCTCATGTGTCCTGCCTACCCCTCTCTGAGTTGAAATAGCCAAGATCAATTTAGACTCCCTTGCAGTTTCCAGATCTCCTACCTCCTTGAACTTATCCATCATCTGGCTCAACATGCTGTGCctcatagagaaaaaaatcttgtatCTTACAGAGTCTTAGTCATAATTATAGTTTCAAAAATGACAGGATGAACAATAGCTTTGCACAGTTTGATTTTGGGAAATCTCTTCAGTAGGAAAAAAACCTATAAGAAAAGAGTTATAGTTcaagagtagattttaaaaaaatataaatcagtggTCCAAGATGTATTTTCTATCCTGTGCCCCCTTTTCCTTTATGAAAGCATCGTGTGGAGAAAAAATAGGTAAAGCTAAAGAATGTATGgaagtttattttaattgtatataaacATCATATTGAACTTAATTGAATCGTGAACTTTTAATATGACTAAAGTTTGGACTGAACCAATTCCACAGTGTCCAATAAAGCTGAACATAGAATTATTAGATTTTGAAAACAACATTTGCTTCTATTGTCAGTAGCAGAGAGGACACATGTACCTGGCATCTGCTGTCTGGGTGCTTCCTCCCACTGTCTCCTAACATTTGCTCAGTCCTCAGCCAAAGTAGTCAATTGTTAATGTTCTTCATCATGTGTTAGTGTTCTGGAGTTTCATTGTCTTCCCCTTGCTTTTTAATGTCCTTCTTTTGTTTGCAGATCTTTTTTTGCATAGGTGTTTCTTAATCAACTTTACTTCTTTTTACATACTTATAAAAGGCCAGCTCTATATTATGCTTGATACCTGGCATTTCTCTAAACACATGCAGATGGTGTACCATTTGTACAGACTGACTGGGTTTTGATTTCACTTTGTAGTTGTTTTGATTTTGGGGAATAAGGGATTAATAAGGGAAAGATGCTCTAAATATTGAGTTGAAGGAGTAACATGAAACAGTTtttttgaactactttattttctatttttatagtattGGTTCATAGTTTATTAATGaaagctttattttttgttgaaagATTTTGAGAATATCTCTTTTtaccatttataatatttaatttttgccaAGAACCTACCAGGAATGTGATACATTCACAgatctcaatttctttttttccaggacTCCTGATAGTTCAGGATGCATCAGAGAGGGCAGCCCTCATACCTGCTGGTCTTTCTGATGGTCAGTTTTATTCCCCTCCTGAATCTGAAGCAGGTAAAAATTTGattaccatttttgtttttatctatcaATTAAAAGCTCTTCCCTCCAACCCTCTCACCACCCTTTCTGTTTCTCAATATAGTTAGCAAACATTTAGCACACCAGGATATATAAGACCTGACCTTACATGTTACCAGTGGTGAGACAAAGAGATCTAAAAATGAATGCCCTGGAGGGACACAAACACTGTGACTTGCTATCTCCATCTCAGAAGACAAGTAGACTAGGGAAGGTTCTTGAACTCTCTTTCATTGCCTTTCATCCTTAAGTCAACCTTCCTGTGTAATTGCCCATGGCCGAGAATTGCAGCTCGTTCCACCAGATATCCAAGTCAAAAACTGAGCCTTGAGTACTCCCTACTTTCTTCTGGCTGATATCTTCTTGTTCATAAGGATgtgtgatccttttttttttttccctgcctctGTCATCTTATTTCTGTCATAACACTCCCTGGCAGCTCCAACCCCAGTTCAGCGTTCCTTACTTCAACTTCCGTCACAGCTTCTCTCTCCATacctccctttccccctcactAACTAACTACCACTGTTCTCAAAACAGTGGctatcaaaaaccaaaaaacatccTGACTAAATGTGGAAAGGtcttaaacagatatttctctaTGAAGATAAATAGATGGCTAGtcagcacatgaaaagatgctcaataccACTAAtcactagaaaaatgaaaatcaaaaccataatgagatactaTACCTTGTAGGATGACTgttaatatatattagaaaagaagtatTGGtgtggaaataaagaaattggaACTCTTATGCACTGCAtttgagaatgtaaaatggtatatatAGTTTCTACAGGAGGCAAGATgatatttcctcaaaaaattgaacATAGAATTAGTTCAACTGTTATACTTCTAGATCTATAtccagaagaaatgaaagcaggAACACAATCATGTATTTGTCTTCCTATTTACAGAGtagcattatttattattcatagtAACCAAAGGTAGAAACAACTCGAACGGCCACcagcagataaatgaataaacaaaatatgatgtATACATCCAATGAAATATTgctcagtcataaaaaggaaaaaaaattctgacacatgctctAACATATATGAACCTTGAACATATTATCCTAAATAAAGTAAGTGAGGCACATAAGGACAACTAGCACATAAAGAATTTAATGAAGTACCTGGAGTAGTCAAGTTCACAGAAACAAAGAACAGTGGTTCCCAGGGACTAAGAACTTTGGGATGCATGGTAGTAATGATTGCACAACAAGGTGGACGTATTTAAAGCAAGGAGTGGTGCACTTACAAAGAGctaaaatgtcaaattttattttaattgtattttgccacaattaaaaatattttcaaagttactAATACTCTATAGGTGCTTAGTGCTGTTCTCAGGTCTTTAGAACTGAAATTCACTCATTTTCTCCTCTTAACCATACTAAGATATAAGACTTGATTATTTCCAACGTGgagataagaaaattgaggcacagagaatgGAAGCAGTTGCTCAGCATCACACAAATAAGGCTCCACTGCTAGGGTTTATGGTCATAACTGCTAAAGTCTGCAGCCTTTTGGTATTTGTGAAAATGCAAAATTGATCCTGTCAGTCGCCTGTCCAAAAGCCTTCAGTGGCATAAAGGATTCATAATTGAATAGTCTCGGAGTCTGGAAGAAAGCACCTCTGTTCCCACTCTTACTCAGTTGTCCAACTTCTTATCTCCTTTACTGCCTTCTTGTGTTTGTAGCTTTTCTGAAAATGCTGTGTTGCATCTTCTCTTGATATTCTCCATATCATGTCTCCACCACATATTCCAAAGACCTCTGCACAACGTTTTCTACCCATCCCATCACTCCTGGAAGTCTTGGTCAGGTGGCCTTTGCCTGGTCTTTGGTACCTCTATTCTAGCCCTGTCATCTTGTGCTGCCTGCACTATCTTCATCTGTGACCTGGTTTGTTTCTACCATGGGACGTAAGCTTGATTTAGAGTCTACTTATTATATGTCCAACATCCAACACGAGGAGTGTTTTACACACTATAATAAAACAGACTCCTGGTAGAAAGAGCTGTGTGAATGATGGTAAACTATTGGTATGTGATCTACAAGtagtataaaatacaaaactataaaTCCACAAGAGATACAGATGTGGATTAGCAGAAAATCTGTTTCTGAGACAAtagtaattaaaattaagtattaatGTTTTTACTACCAAATTATAAGTGCTGTTTCTTTCTAATACTTTATGTCATAggattaatactttaaaaaaaagaggtggggcaGTTCATAATGTATTTCATGCCATTCTACTTTTTCTAAGACTATTCCAACTTGTTAGCTAATTCTTTTTCTAAGACTAATGCGGTTTCCCAGTTCTACTGTTTTTTCTTATACATGAGGAATTTCACCTCAGGCATTCCCTCCCCATCAAGCTTTGCACTGGTAGATCCCATGGCTTCTGCCTGTGACATTTGCCACCACCTAGTGGTCCTCTGGGGCATTACTGTTTCACTGAATCATAAATCTGCACAAGAACCAAAACATTTTCATAGTATTCCACTAGGTGGCTGCTTTGTTTAGACAAAAGGCAGATTAGTAGTGATGGGTGAAGAGAAGTGCCCCTAAGGCcttgctatattttttttttttttttttttttgcattgcctGTTCAATTCAGGAAAGAATTAGAagtgaaaattattatttgaggTAATGTGCCTAAAGAAAGAACACTCTATTCTTATTATGCctgtagctaaaaaaaaaaatcagtcttttaGTAGCTGATTTTTTACTAGACATGGGGGCATCTGAAAGGTTTGGCttcctttcttgtcttttttttttttaatccagcatCTAAtgcagtacctggcacatagatTTATAAGTGTTGAAGGGTTagataaaaataagagagaaattgAGGCATCACACATAAAAGTGTCAGCATTTTTCTTGTCACTGATCAACTTGAATTTTAGACCTGTAAATTAGGATACTAGCACATTTTAGAAGATGTACACTTAAGGGCTAGAAAAGTAATTTGTGTGCAGGCTTGCTAACCACGTCCTAAAACCCGCGAATTAAATGGAAAGAACAAGGAAACAAAGCCCTCTTTGGATGACTAGAAGCTGTCATCTGTGGTCAGAGAGCTAGAATGAACCAAGCATGATGCTAAGGACAGAATAATTCACCTCTTGACCAATTTAAAATGTGGAGTAGCTCAATTACATGATGTCATCTGTTCTAAACAGGTTTAGATAAAGGCATTAAAATACCAGTTTAATACCAACCAAGAATGACTATCCATTCTAAATTGCCTCGCCTTTCCTGTCTCCTTGTGTGATTattagaatccctttcatttctcAGAAGTGTTCTTATTCAGATGATCAATCCCATGATTACATTATGTATAGTGAACAGATTTAAAACacaattctttcctacctttgaattaaaattttgaaattttaaaatattgaaaactcaTTGTGATGAATATCCCAAAACATTGAATTTTAAGAAACTATGGAGGTATAATTTTCATACTATAAAATCCATTGTTTGTGAATGTATAATTGCATGATTTTTAGCAAATGTATAGTTTTTTCATCAGCATCAcaagataattttagaaaattttatcattAGAAAAGCTTCTTTCATGTTCATTAACCCCTGCCTTTGTATCTCATTCTGAGTAACAcagatctgctttctgtcttgaCAGATTTATATTTTCGGGGCAGTTCATATAACTGGTCATACTACATGTAGTTTTTGCATTCTCCTCCTTTTGCTTAGTGTAAAGTTTTTGAGGACCAGTTATGTTGTAGAACATATCAGTAgttctcttttatggctgaatactgTTCCATGGTGTATCTGTACAACATTTTTGCTTACTTTCCAGCTAATGGATGTCTAGGTTATTTCCAGTTTGGAGCTGTTATGAGTAACTCAGCTATGAACATtcacatatatgtgtttgtggagacatttattgttatttttcttgaatGGATTTCTAAGGATTTGCTGCCTCATAtgataaatttaactttttaagaaattgctGAACTATTCTTACATGGTTGCACTATTATACATTCTTTCCAGCAACATATATGGATTTCAGTTTCTCCATATCATCACTAACACTTTGGTATCCTCTGTCTTTTTTATTGTAGCCAGTCTAACAGAGGTAAAGTAGTTCCCATGTGGTTAAGCTTAATGTCCCTAATGACAAGAGATCTTTTCCATTATATATTAATcatgtatcttctttggagaaatctgTATTTCAAGATTTTTTGACTTATTTTCTTACTATTAAGCTGTATCTACATTGTAGATAAAAgttctttatcaaatatatatgatttgcaaatgtttgtCTCCTGTTTGTCTTTTCACATTTTCATATGGTATTTTGAAGcacaagtttttaatattttttttattagttgtccaagacaatacaatgatcttgacatatcatacatttgattcaaatagggtatgaattctcattccacgtgtacagattgcaggatcacgtTGGTTATACacccatgtatatacatacagcaatcctagtatcagttgtattctgctgccctccttatcccaccccctcccctcccatcctattgtctacccattctactgtgacacttatctctctctctctctctctctctctctctctctctctctctctctctctcttttcccttacCTTCCAATGGATACTATATTTGAGACCTCAAATGTAGTGAagatttttctcttgtgtttccgTCTAGAAGATTTTGTAGTGTGTCTTCTTTTAATTAAAGTTATgatacattttgaattaattttcatatatttaggcACATTTGTCAAAAATCTGTTGGTTATAAATGTGCcaagtcaattttttttatttccttgaatcttcttggcttctttttctaccttttaaagtagattattttttgattgacttgaaaactttcttttcttatatagTCAATTAAAGCCATACATTTTTCCTGTATACATTGCTTTATTGGTATCTCATAAACTTTGACATACCATATGTTCATTTTCATGTATTCCTTGGTTTTCAGCAAGTTTAGAGTGATATTTTTGTGGATCTCTGTATATGTCCTGATTCCTGAACCTTTAGCTTATTAAATGTATAGATTACTATGTCTCAGAAATGTAGGAAATTTTTGccattatctttaaatattttctagattttttttcttttttcttcttctggaactCCCCAATGCCCATTTATTGGTATGCTTGATGTTATTTCAAAGGTCTCTAAactgtatttaatttttcttcagtcttttgctttctctgtctcagAATGGATCATTTCTGCCAGCCCTGTCTTCATGTATACCAGTTCCTCTGCTGTCTTGAATATTTTCTTGATTCACAAATATATTATTgcacttaatgttttttttcacttcagagtttttataaataataatgggattcattacaccatatttatacatgcaagCAGCATAATTTGATCATTCTTATTCCCCTGTACCTTCTCTTTCCCTTGCCACTGCCCCTGAACCA from Urocitellus parryii isolate mUroPar1 chromosome 3, mUroPar1.hap1, whole genome shotgun sequence carries:
- the Stard3nl gene encoding STARD3 N-terminal-like protein isoform X3, producing MNHLPDMENTLTGSQSSHASLREVHSINPTQLMARIESYEGREKKGISDVRRTFCLFVTFDLLFVTLLWIIELNVNGGIENTLEKEVVQYDYYSSYFDIFLLAVFRFKVLILAYAVCRLRHWWAIALTTAVTSAFLLAKVILSKLFSQGAFGYVLPIISFILAWIETWFLDFKVLPQEAEEENRSEEEAEEKQDSEKPLLEL
- the Stard3nl gene encoding STARD3 N-terminal-like protein isoform X1, whose translation is MNHLPDMENTLTGSQSSHASLREVHSINPTQLMARIESYEGREKKGISDVRRTFCLFVTFDLLFVTLLWIIELNVNGGIENTLEKEVVQYDYYSSYFDIFLLAVFRFKVLILAYAVCRLRHWWAIALTTAVTSAFLLAKVILSKLFSQGAFGYVLPIISFILAWIETWFLDFKVLPQEAEEENRLLIVQDASERAALIPAGLSDGQFYSPPESEAGSEEEAEEKQDSEKPLLEL
- the Stard3nl gene encoding STARD3 N-terminal-like protein isoform X2; this translates as MNHLPDMENTLTGSQSSHASLREVHSINPTQLMARIESYEGREKKGISDVRRTFCLFVTFDLLFVTLLWIIELNVNGGIENTLEKEVVQYDYYSSYFDIFLTTAVTSAFLLAKVILSKLFSQGAFGYVLPIISFILAWIETWFLDFKVLPQEAEEENRLLIVQDASERAALIPAGLSDGQFYSPPESEAGSEEEAEEKQDSEKPLLEL